The Vibrio toranzoniae sequence TTTGACCTATGTAAAATAACTGTACATCGCTAAACCTATTACAACTGAAGGAGCAAATGGCATTGTTACTTTATTTGAGTACCGAGAATGCACAACCGACTCATAATTAACATTAGGTGATATTCCACTCACAAACATAAGTTTCTCTTCCAAATACCGTCTAACCGTTATTTCACTATTATTTGCCCGATTATAAAGCAGATAAAATGCTCCTATAACGCCGGAAGCTATGAGTATGTAATAAGTTACATCAAGCAATGACCCCCACCCAACATACAATCCAATAACACCCAAAAACTTCACATCCCCTGCAGACATTGCTCTCAGAAAATATAATATCAAACCTAAAGAAAAAAGAACGACAGCACCAGTTAATGAATGAACTAACTCATAGAATGAAAAACCATCATTTAACATTAATAATAAATACAACAATAAAAATAAAATCAGTACCTTGTTTGGTATACGATGCTTATCAACATCGTATACCGAAACAATGATAAGCAACGCCCAAAAAACTAAAGATTCACTTATCATTAAATTAAATACCCGCCACAATCGAAAGAAACTTATTGATTAGAGCAGTCGCGATTCCAGAAAATATTAACCAAGCGAGGATGACAAGCGAAGCAGCTCCAATGACATATTCCACTACAGTTAAACCTTTCTGGTGCCCCTCCCTTTTTAGGTTCATGTGACAAGCTCTTACGATGTACTGATTTGATCAACAATCGTACTTAACTTCGTTGATAGCGCAGTACCAATACCGGTAAATATTGTCGTCAACCCCAATACAAGCATCGCTGCACCAATTACGTATTCAATAACCGTAAGACCTTCTTCATCATTCATGAATTCTTTACAATTTTTCAAAAACTTACTCATGAGAATCTCTCCTTGATTTAGCTAACAGGTTTTGTTTACCTGTAAACTAAATCTAGAGCTGAACAATATATTTGGTTAGGATTTTCTTGCCATTTACTTGCACTTTTTTGTGGTACTTCTAATCTAATTAGTATGTTTAGTTATTTACCTATTATTGAGTCATACTTTTAGTACAAAACTGGACACATATGAGTATAAATATAGTTACACCATTATTATCGGATGTGGATAGTGAATTTAACTCAATTATTAACAAAAAAATTAGCCACTATTTTTCCGTGCAATATTTTGGTCAAGATATCTCTATTATCAGTAACTTAGATGTGAGATTGGTCTTTTTTACTCTCAATAGTAACGATAGTTATCAATTGCTTAACATGGCAATTTCTATTTGTGAGAACCTAAATAAGCGAATAGTCATTATTTGCTCATCTCCGTTACCGAATATTATTCAAAATCATAAAAATGTTTTTTTTATTATCGAAACGAGCAGCAATCATCTAAGTCGTAAATTCGAAGAACTAAAAGAGAAAACACAGCATATTTTTGATCCTCATTTCGACATCGATAGAAACATGAACAAGAACAACCAATTACCAGCAAAAATATTCACATCGGAAGTTGTCAATTTTATCATGAGGAATATCAACAGAGACATTAGAGAAACAGAAATTGCCGATCGATGTCATTGTTCAACAACCTACTTTTCGAAAAAGTTTCATCTACACTTTGGAGTAAGCTTTAGAGACTTTGTGTGCGACAAGCGGATTTTGTTGGCTAAGAAGCTGATTGAAGCGGATACCGAATCAAAAATTGCTGTGATTGCTTATCAATGTGGCTACAAGGATGTCTCGTACTTCTCGAGAATTTTTAAGAAAAGGACCGGAGTAACACCGGCAAGTTACAGGCGTACGTGCATGGATAACAGAAACCGCTAATTTTACTCTCAAAAATAAAAAAACATGGTACATTTAACATGATTTTAACAAAAATAACTTAGCGAAAAACATGGAGTTAGACAATGATTCAGCCTAACGAGTTTAGCCAAGAACAAGCAACAGCTCTCCCTACACCCAATGATATGATTTTAAAATGGGCAGAAGAACGCCCAGATGAGATCTATTTAAAACAAATAATTAACCGCCAGTTTGTGGAGTTCACATATAAAGAGGTGGCCGATAAGGCACTCAAACTTGCTTCTGCATTAGAAGCTCTTGGCGCCAAACCTGGTGACCGAGTGGCTCTGGTTTCTAAAAACTGTGCAGAGTGGTTTATCTGCGATCTTGCCATGATGTTGGGAGACTTTGTTAGCGTCCCTATTTTCCCAACAGCTGGTGCCGATACGATTCAATACTGTATTGAACACAGCGAAAGTAAGATTGTAATTGCGGGTAAACTCGACGATGCTACTGCAACGCAAAAAGTGTTAGATGACAACCCAAGCCTGATAAGCATCTCGCTTCCTTATGACAGTGCAGCAAAATGTCATCATACTTTTGAAGAACTCATCGATAAACATGAACCATCAACCAAACGCCCTCAGCATCACGACGATAAGCTAATGTCACTTGTTTATACTTCGGGTACATCAGGGCTACCAAAAGGCGCAATGCTTACATACGGCGCGTTTACTTGGTCTGTTCAAAGGTTGATTGACCATATTGGAATCCAGCCCGGCGATCGCCTGTTTTCTTACCTACCACTGGCCCATATTACAGAGCGCGTTTACATCTTTGGTTCTTCAGTGATGGGTGGCGTAGTCACGGCTTTCCCAGAGTCTTTAGACACGTTTATTGATGATGTGAAAATGCATCGTCCAACTCTGTTTATTTCAGTTCCTCGCCTATGGACTCTGTTCCAGCAGCGAATCCAAGACAAATTGCCACAGAAGAAGCTCAATTTCTTGTTGAAGATTCCATTTGTAAACAACCTCATCAAAAAGAAATTAGCGGATGGTTTGGGCCTAGATCAAGCTCGCGTACTTGGTTGTGGCTCAGCTCCAGTATCACCCGCTCTACTTTCATGGTACGAAAGTGTTGGTCTACATATTACCGAAGCTTGGGGCATGACAGAGTCATTCGCGTATAGCACACTCAACTACCCATTTAGAGCAGACAAAATTGGTACGGTTGGCAATGCTGGTCCGGGGATTGAACTCAAAATAGCGGAAGATGAAGAGATCCTTGTTCGAGGCAAGGGCCTATTCTGTGGCTACTACAAGAATGATATTGCGACCCAAGAATCTTTCAATTCAGAAGGTTGGCTCCATACTGGAGATATTGGCGATATTGATAGCGAAGGCTACCTAACGATTCGTGGACGTAAGAAAGATACCTTTAAAACCGCTAAAGGTAAGTTTGTTGCTCCCGTCCCTATCGAGAATAAACTCTTTGAGTATAGCCGCGTAGAAATGATGTGTTTGATAGGCTTAGGCTTACCAGGTCCTATCTTACTTGTCGTGCCCCATGACTTCCCTAACTTTGATAGAGCTCGTTATGAGAGAACGACCAAACGTGTTATCGAGAAAATGAACGAGCAGCTCGCCTCACATGAGAAGATCAAAGGCGTACTGATGATTAAGGAACCATGGAGTATTGAGAATGGCGTATTAACGCCTACTCTCAAGATAAAGCGACATATCCTTGAACAGAAATATCACGAAGTCGGTCATAACTGGCCAAAAGATAAATTGGTGGTTTGGGAAGAATAACCATCACTTCCAACTAACCCTGAATAAAGATGCTACTAAATATAAATTAGCACTAAGAGGGAGTTAATAGCTCCCTCTTTTTATGTGACTCAACTTCCTATTGATAGCTCTTCCTACTGATAGCATTAACACAAGTAAACGAAACCACAGATAAATATTACAAGGTTAACCTGATAATTACATCTAACATCTTATCAAAGCAAGGACCTAACGCTTCTTCATCAATGGCATGGCAATACACCCCTTCGAGCTGAGCAGGATCATAATCCGCACTTAAACCTGGATCATCTAAAAGTGCGCTCGAGTTTGCCATTCGTAACAATAAGTCTTCACCAAGCTCGCTATCAGGCCCGGTTGCCGATGTTAATGATGAACCTAACCCCAGAGTAAAGACATAGATATCTTCCCCTCTTGCGGCTTCTGCGATGTCTTCAACTAGATTACGAGCAACCCGATTAACCCGGGAATACAGATCATTAGCAGAATGACTATCTGGGTCATATTGCGGCACGGGACGTAAGTAGTGGGCGGGATTTAAGATATTGAACTCAGTAGCGCCCGAGTCATGAGTCGTATAATAAGTTGGCATTTCACTTATATGATCATCAATGTCACTCCCTTCGTAACCACCAGACAAAGTGGTGGCAATTAAATCATGCCTCCAAAGCCCTCTGGGAGTACCACTACTGCTATCACTGGATCTAATCGCGCCAACGTGTGAACCACCGTCTTCAAAGTCAAAAGTTGAAGCAAAGGTATTAGGAGCCCCATCGGTAAAAAAAACTATTACTTTCAAGTTGGCAGGATCCGTCACCGTTCTTAACTCATTCAGAGCTCGATACATTCCCTCCGATGCATTGGTATATTGAGCATTAAAAGTGGTACCAAAATTAAAGTTATCTATCTCCGATTTGATAGTACTTCGACTATGGCCTCGAGTCGTACTGAACACCACAGGAACCTCAGCCCCAAAGGCGAATTTAACCAGTGAAATACGGTCAAATCCTTCATGAAAATTTTCGACAAATGACTTAGACCTGTCAATAACATCTTGGGTCACATCGCCTATGCTCCCAAGCCTCAAAGATGTTGTGTTATCAATCACTAATACCAAATCAACTGGACGGCGGATGGATTGCGCGGACACGCCTGGACTAAATGAATCTAAACCTATCAAGGGTAAGAAAATAGTGGGCACTTGTGCTGTCGCCGAAATATCAATGGAGATATTACCAAAATCATCATGCGAGAAATTTGCCCCACCGAAGCTTGGCGTTGCTGAGTAGAAGTCAGCAGGGAAATTGGCTGAAAAATACTTTTGAGCTGCTGCTCGCCCTGCATCTTCACCATTAGCAACCGCTCTCGCGGCTGCAATACTTGCAGCATCGACCGCCGCAAATAACTTGGACTTAACAATATAAGCTCGCCCAACATCAACAGAAAGCCCAACCACTAAGAGAATAAAAGGCAGTGCGATAACTGACATCAAAGCCACTAGTCCCCGACTGTAACGGTATTTGATTGGAGCTCCAGTATCCATATTGACCTCCCTACATATATGTTGTGTCGCTCAGAATGTATTCATCATCAAAAATTCGACTAAAAATAGGCGAATAGTCATAGAACACTTCGACGCTATACACGATCTCCCCATCATCTAACGCCAACGTCAAATTATTAATAAGCGGAGGATCATCTGCATCGATATCAGAGCATTCTCCATCAACTTCCCAGTTACTGCAGCTAGACCAAATATTACTATTTCGAGCTAACCCATATTGGTTCCAACGGTATTGGCTTTTTACATAAGGAAAAGCATCTTCTTGGCCAACCACCTCGGTAATATAAATAACGCCGTCTTGAGTCAAATCCAATGTTCCCGATGTCGTTGCAATGATATCCATGACTTCTTGAGGTGGATCTGTATTACTCCGCGAGATAATGTTACCGCCTTCTCGACTGATACTGATAATGATGTGGTTAGCTTGAATAAGGTGTGTGATATCGACGGCAGCAACAATAAGCAACATAAACAATGGTGCAATCAAGGTCATTTCAATTGCTGCAAACCCTTTTTCTGTGCTTTTTGTTTTTATCTTTAAAGGAAGCATCTTGTTTCTCCTTAAAAAGCTTCGTTTTTCATTGCCGCACTAACGGTAAACTTAAACTTTCCATCGTCGAGCAAAACATACATATAAGGGTTAACAGATGGCCATTCGCAATCGAGATGAATAGAAATGATATCTCCAGAACCACCAAAACCGCTGACAGCGTTGCCATAAACATCTTCAACACGTATGTTTTGGACGTCCATCACTTTATCGAGCAAGCCACTCGAAGATCGAGAGATTTGTTCTAGTATTGCCGCTTCGCGATTACTCGATGCGTCAGGATCCAAATCAGAGCGGCCTGTGATCGCATATCTGGCGCCCTCTCTTGCCGAATGCTGCATGGTCAATTTAACAAATCCATATATGCCAAGATCGACAACCGTTAGGAAAAGAGCAAAAAATAGGCTTACCACAATCGTAAACTCTATAATAGCGATGCCTTTCATCTTGGAACTTACACAGTTTCGAGCACGGTTATGCAACGAACATTTTGAAAAATATCTCATACATCACATCCCCTACCTCTTTGTTTTTCTGTCTACTACATTTAGTCCAATCGAAAACCTAGGAGAGATAAAAACAGACCTTTACACATATAGGATTAATAAATTAGTTATTCAAGTTTTATATTTTTACGCATTTAAAGGTTGTAATATGGAAGTGTAACTCCAGGTAAAGTAAATTTAACTGTTTCATATTCAATTACTTAAATTAAATATCAATTAAAAATAATATAATCGATACCTAGCCTTCATTTATTAATCATTAAAATAACTGTATGTTTTATATCCATTAGAAAAAGAAAAGAGATAAAGGGCACGAAGAGGATTTCCATACAAATATGAACCTCTGTCTCAAAAGTAAGACAATAAAACTTAAAAATAAGCATTTAGTTTAGTAATAAGTAGAATTCTCAAACTCTAAGTTATTAGTGACTAAAATAAGATTGAGTTAAGTTGGCAGAAGTAGATCTGTGTTGAGCAAAATTTAGCACTTGGAGCACTATTCAATGGATAAAAGAGCATATTTCGGCGTTGACTGAATAACTGCACGAAGAAGTTTCTGATATATCAAAGAGCTAGTTTTGGTTTTGCAAAGAGAGTAAACATCATTGTTCCTTACAAGTCCTGCAGTGTAACTCTTTCTAAGAAGAAAGAGTTACATACGCTAATCTAACTCACTTCCAAAACGGTTTTCTCAGCTCTTCGTTAACCTGACTTTGGGTAATACCAACATCTTCAAGTAAATGATCCGACAGTTCAGATAAGTGTTTTCTTGTTCTACGATTCTGAAGATACATCTTAAACTTAGAATAGAATTTCTTAACTGGGAACGATGATAAGAATGAATGATGAGTAGTTGATATCTCTGTTATTGTGTTCATTGCAACTCTCCTATTGATTTTCCGCTTTGTCGTGGTCAATAATCGACCAATAGCGCACTAACGACAAACGATAGATACTGGCAGTCAGTTAAGGATAACTAATGTGAGAGAACGAACCCCACCATTCCAAGGGATCTATTACTTTTACACTGCAGCTGAAACAGGCAGTTTTAAACTCGCCGCAGAAAAGCTATTTGTCACGGCTGCAGCCGTCAGCCAACAAATTCGCCAACTTGAAGAGTGGTTAGGCGCAGATCTGTTTATTCGCCAACACCGGAAAATAGTATTAACTCACGAAGGTGAAGTGCTCTATCTACAAGCGAAAAAAGGCTTTGCTCATATTCAAGATGGTGTAAGACAAATCAACCAAGATCCTAACCCCACTCAATTATCAATTTCTACCGTGCCCTCTTTTGCACAACATTGGTTAGTGCCTCGAATTGGCGATTTTCGCGAGCGTCATCCAGATTTATCTATGCTGATCGAACCGACCAACAAGTTAGTAACCTTTGAAGATTCTAATATTGATGTCTGTGTTCGATATGGCCATGGTCAATACCCAAACATTGAATCACGTTGGTTAATGGACGAAGTGGTTTACCCTGTCTGCCACCCTATCTACCAAGAAAATCATGGGATTTATGATATTAACGACTTGCATAAGGCCGAATTGATTGAAGATCGCTGGCCTGATATGGATTGGAACCTATGGTTAGACGTTGTTGGTGTGAAAGCTGGCCGTTCGTCACTGCAATTTGATGGATCTCATTTTGTTTTAGAAGGCGCGTTATCGGTTCAAGGTGTAGCGCTGGTTAAGCACAGCTTGGTGTATCGTTATTTGCAAGAAAAGAAGTTAGTAAGAATTGGTAACATTGCGCTCAAGCCCAAATACAATTACTTTTTATGTGCCCCCGCAGGTTACTTTCATCGAGAAAAAATAAAACGTTTCGAAGAATGGATGCAGGCCCAAGTTAAATTGTTTGGCGATAGGGGTAGAGAAGAATTGTCGATTATCCACACCGATTACGAACTCAAATGGTCGAATAATTCATAAAGCGAAACTGGTATACTGAGCTCAAATAAATGGCGAGAGCACCTCATGACACAAGAAAATAACCCACTTCATGGTATCACTCTACAAAAGCTACTGACTGAATTGGTTGAGCATTACGGTTGGGAAGAGTTGAGTTACATGGTGAACATCAACTGTTTCAAAAAAGACCCGAGTATTAAATCTAGCTTAAAATTCTTGAGAAAAACAGACTGGGCACGAGTTAAAGTTGAGTCTATTTATATTGAGTTAAAACGGAATTCATAAGTCTTAGTCTTCCAGAAATGAGATAACAAAAAGCCCCGCCAGTCAGACTAGCGGGGCTTTTTAGTTAACTTAGAAAAGAGCTAATTACTTACCAGCTTCTTTTTCTGCTTTAACTTTTGCAATTACTTCGTCAGCAACGTTAGTTGGACATGGAGAGTACTGTTGGAATTCCATAGAGAATTGACCACGACCCGAAGTAATAGTACGTAGGTGACCGATGTAGCCGAACATCTCAGAAAGAGGTACGTCAGCTTTAATACGAACACCTGTTACGCCTGCTTGTTGATCTTTGATCATGCCACGACGACGGTTAAGGTCACCGATAACATCACCAACGTGATCTTCTGGAGTGAATACGTCAACATGCATAATTGGCTCAAGAAGTTGCGCGCCAGCTTTAGGCATAGATTGACGGAATGCACCTTTCGCTGCGATTTCAAATGCGATAGCAGATGAATCGACTGCGTGGAAACCACCATCGAAAAGTTCAACTTCAACGTCTAGAGTAGGGAAGCCAGCTAGTACGCCGTTTTCCATCATAGATGCAAAGCCTTTCTCAACTGCTGGCCAGAATTCTTTAGGAACGTTACCGCCCACAACAGAAGACTTGAATGAGAAGCCAGAACCAGCTTCGCCTGGTTTGATACGGTAATCGATCTTACCGAATTGACCAGAACCACCAGATTGTTTCTTGTGCGTGTAGCTATCTTCAATTGCTTGAGTGATAGTTTCACGGTAAGCAACTTGAGGAGCACCTACAGTTAGGTCAACGCCGTATGTACGCTTAAGGATATCTACCTTGATGTCTAGGTGAAGTTCACCCATACCTTTAAGGATAGTTTCGCCAGTCTCTTCGTCAGTCTCAACTTGGAAAGATGGATCTTCTGCAACCATTTTACCGATTGCAATACCCATTTTCTCAGAACCGCCTTTATCTTTTGGAGATACAGCGATTGAGATTACTGGAGTTGGGAATACCATTGGCTCAAGCGTTACTGGGTGCTTAGGATCACATAGAGTGTGACCAGTTTGCACGTTCTTCATACCAACGATCGCAATGATGTCACCAGCTTGTGCGCTAGTTAGTTCGTTACGGTCATCAGCTTGCATCTCAACCATACGGCCAACACGCTCAGTTTTACCAGTAAAGGCATTAAGAATAGTGTCACCTTTGTTCAATTTACCAGAGTAAATACGAACGAAAGTTAGGGCACCGAAGCGGTCATCCATGATTTTGAATGCAAGCGCTTTAAATGTCTCGCTTGTAGAAACGATAGCGTGCTCGCCAGTTTCTTCGCCTTCTTCGTCCATTAGAGGTTGAGGATCAACTTCAGTTGGAGAAGGTAGGTAATCTACAACAGCGTCAAGAACGATTTGTACGCCCTTGTTTTTGAATGCAGAACCACAGAAAGTTGGGAAGAATGCTAGGTCACGAGTACCTTTACGGATACAACGCTTGATGTCTTCAATAGAAGGCTCTTCACCTTCCATGTAAGCTTCCATTAGGTCATCGTCTTGCTCTACAGCAGTTTCGATTAGCTCTTCACGGTATTGTTCTACGTCATCTACCATGTCCGCAGGAACATCTTTTATTTCGTAGTTTTCAGGAAGACCAGTGTCATCCCAAACGTATGCTTTACGGCTTAGTAGGTCTACAACACCAACGAATTCGTCTTCACGACCGATTGGTAGAACCATAACTAGAGGAGTTGCACCTAGAACGTTTTTAACTTGGTCAACAACGTTGTAGAAATCTGCACCCATACGGTCTAGTTTGTTAACGAAGATCAGACGAGATACACCTGATTCGTTAGCGTAGCGCCAGTTAGTTTCTGATTGAGGTTCAACACCACCAGAACCACAGAATACACCGATACCGCCATCAAGTACTTTAAGAGAACGGTATACTTCAACTGTAAAGTCAACGTGTCCAGGAGTATCGATAACGTTTAGACGGTGATCGTTCCAAAAACAGCTTACAGCTGCTGATTGGATAGTAATACCGCGCTCAGCTTCCTGTTCCATGAAGTCAGTCGTTGATTCGCCATCATGTGTCTCACCAGATTTGTGGATTTGACCAGTTAGCTTAAGGATACGCTCAGTGGTAGTTGTTTTACCCGCATCAACGTGCGCGAAAATACCAATGTTTCTGTATTTCGATAAATCTGCCATTGTCTTACTCTGTTAATAGGATATAAAATGCGCGCAGAGTATATCACAATCTGTGAAGACTGATAGCTTTGCATGCATTTGGGTCTAAAAAACTTTGCCTTTTTCTAACATATAGAAAAAGGCACTCAAGTAGTAACAATCTAAGTGATTGTTATTTATAGTGCTAACCCAAAGTTCAATCGGCTTTAAGGTTAGGCTGAATTGCTGCTGTATAGAGTAGCTGAAGTGAGTTCAATTACAACTCATCAAAAGCATTAATTGCCTCTGATAACTTTTTCACACCGTGGATCTGCATTCCTGGAATGCCACCTTTAGGCATATTAGCCGCCGGTACAATCGCTTTCTTAAAGCCGTGTTTGAATGCTTCATTTAAACGTTCTTGCCCGCTTGGTACAGGTCGAATCTCACCCGCTAGGCCTACTTCACCAAATACCACCACATCTTTGGGTAATGCTCGGTCTCTGAAACTAGATAGTAGTGCCATCACCAACGCAAGATCAGCACTGGTTTCGGTTACTTTAACACCACCGACGACATTCACAAACACATCTTGATCAGCCATTTGTAAGCCGCCATGTTTATGCAGCACCGCCAATAACAGTGAAAGTCTGTTTTGCTCTAAGCCGACAGCGACACGACGCGGGTTAGCCAGCTGTGAATAGTCGACCAGAGCTTGGATTTCAACAAGAAGCGGACGAGTCCCCTCCCATACAACCATCACTGAACTGCCCGAGGTTTCTTCTTCACCACGAGACAAGAATATAGCAGATGGGTTGCTGACTTCTTTTAACCCTTGACCTGTCATGGCAAACACTCCCAGCTCATTCACCGCACCAAAACGGTTTTTGTGGCTGCGCAATGTTCTAAAACGGCTATCTGTTCCACCATCCAGAAGAACAGAAC is a genomic window containing:
- the fusA gene encoding elongation factor G, whose product is MADLSKYRNIGIFAHVDAGKTTTTERILKLTGQIHKSGETHDGESTTDFMEQEAERGITIQSAAVSCFWNDHRLNVIDTPGHVDFTVEVYRSLKVLDGGIGVFCGSGGVEPQSETNWRYANESGVSRLIFVNKLDRMGADFYNVVDQVKNVLGATPLVMVLPIGREDEFVGVVDLLSRKAYVWDDTGLPENYEIKDVPADMVDDVEQYREELIETAVEQDDDLMEAYMEGEEPSIEDIKRCIRKGTRDLAFFPTFCGSAFKNKGVQIVLDAVVDYLPSPTEVDPQPLMDEEGEETGEHAIVSTSETFKALAFKIMDDRFGALTFVRIYSGKLNKGDTILNAFTGKTERVGRMVEMQADDRNELTSAQAGDIIAIVGMKNVQTGHTLCDPKHPVTLEPMVFPTPVISIAVSPKDKGGSEKMGIAIGKMVAEDPSFQVETDEETGETILKGMGELHLDIKVDILKRTYGVDLTVGAPQVAYRETITQAIEDSYTHKKQSGGSGQFGKIDYRIKPGEAGSGFSFKSSVVGGNVPKEFWPAVEKGFASMMENGVLAGFPTLDVEVELFDGGFHAVDSSAIAFEIAAKGAFRQSMPKAGAQLLEPIMHVDVFTPEDHVGDVIGDLNRRRGMIKDQQAGVTGVRIKADVPLSEMFGYIGHLRTITSGRGQFSMEFQQYSPCPTNVADEVIAKVKAEKEAGK
- a CDS encoding A24 family peptidase, whose protein sequence is MISESLVFWALLIIVSVYDVDKHRIPNKVLILFLLLYLLLMLNDGFSFYELVHSLTGAVVLFSLGLILYFLRAMSAGDVKFLGVIGLYVGWGSLLDVTYYILIASGVIGAFYLLYNRANNSEITVRRYLEEKLMFVSGISPNVNYESVVHSRYSNKVTMPFAPSVVIGLAMYSYFT
- a CDS encoding LysR substrate-binding domain-containing protein; the protein is MRERTPPFQGIYYFYTAAETGSFKLAAEKLFVTAAAVSQQIRQLEEWLGADLFIRQHRKIVLTHEGEVLYLQAKKGFAHIQDGVRQINQDPNPTQLSISTVPSFAQHWLVPRIGDFRERHPDLSMLIEPTNKLVTFEDSNIDVCVRYGHGQYPNIESRWLMDEVVYPVCHPIYQENHGIYDINDLHKAELIEDRWPDMDWNLWLDVVGVKAGRSSLQFDGSHFVLEGALSVQGVALVKHSLVYRYLQEKKLVRIGNIALKPKYNYFLCAPAGYFHREKIKRFEEWMQAQVKLFGDRGREELSIIHTDYELKWSNNS
- a CDS encoding Flp family type IVb pilin; protein product: MSKFLKNCKEFMNDEEGLTVIEYVIGAAMLVLGLTTIFTGIGTALSTKLSTIVDQISTS
- a CDS encoding VF530 family DNA-binding protein is translated as MTQENNPLHGITLQKLLTELVEHYGWEELSYMVNINCFKKDPSIKSSLKFLRKTDWARVKVESIYIELKRNS
- a CDS encoding DUF1127 domain-containing protein codes for the protein MNTITEISTTHHSFLSSFPVKKFYSKFKMYLQNRRTRKHLSELSDHLLEDVGITQSQVNEELRKPFWK
- a CDS encoding helix-turn-helix domain-containing protein yields the protein MNIVTPLLSDVDSEFNSIINKKISHYFSVQYFGQDISIISNLDVRLVFFTLNSNDSYQLLNMAISICENLNKRIVIICSSPLPNIIQNHKNVFFIIETSSNHLSRKFEELKEKTQHIFDPHFDIDRNMNKNNQLPAKIFTSEVVNFIMRNINRDIRETEIADRCHCSTTYFSKKFHLHFGVSFRDFVCDKRILLAKKLIEADTESKIAVIAYQCGYKDVSYFSRIFKKRTGVTPASYRRTCMDNRNR
- a CDS encoding TadE family protein translates to MLPLKIKTKSTEKGFAAIEMTLIAPLFMLLIVAAVDITHLIQANHIIISISREGGNIISRSNTDPPQEVMDIIATTSGTLDLTQDGVIYITEVVGQEDAFPYVKSQYRWNQYGLARNSNIWSSCSNWEVDGECSDIDADDPPLINNLTLALDDGEIVYSVEVFYDYSPIFSRIFDDEYILSDTTYM
- a CDS encoding TadE/TadG family type IV pilus assembly protein; amino-acid sequence: MRYFSKCSLHNRARNCVSSKMKGIAIIEFTIVVSLFFALFLTVVDLGIYGFVKLTMQHSAREGARYAITGRSDLDPDASSNREAAILEQISRSSSGLLDKVMDVQNIRVEDVYGNAVSGFGGSGDIISIHLDCEWPSVNPYMYVLLDDGKFKFTVSAAMKNEAF
- a CDS encoding AMP-binding protein; the encoded protein is MIQPNEFSQEQATALPTPNDMILKWAEERPDEIYLKQIINRQFVEFTYKEVADKALKLASALEALGAKPGDRVALVSKNCAEWFICDLAMMLGDFVSVPIFPTAGADTIQYCIEHSESKIVIAGKLDDATATQKVLDDNPSLISISLPYDSAAKCHHTFEELIDKHEPSTKRPQHHDDKLMSLVYTSGTSGLPKGAMLTYGAFTWSVQRLIDHIGIQPGDRLFSYLPLAHITERVYIFGSSVMGGVVTAFPESLDTFIDDVKMHRPTLFISVPRLWTLFQQRIQDKLPQKKLNFLLKIPFVNNLIKKKLADGLGLDQARVLGCGSAPVSPALLSWYESVGLHITEAWGMTESFAYSTLNYPFRADKIGTVGNAGPGIELKIAEDEEILVRGKGLFCGYYKNDIATQESFNSEGWLHTGDIGDIDSEGYLTIRGRKKDTFKTAKGKFVAPVPIENKLFEYSRVEMMCLIGLGLPGPILLVVPHDFPNFDRARYERTTKRVIEKMNEQLASHEKIKGVLMIKEPWSIENGVLTPTLKIKRHILEQKYHEVGHNWPKDKLVVWEE
- a CDS encoding TadE/TadG family type IV pilus assembly protein, which produces MDTGAPIKYRYSRGLVALMSVIALPFILLVVGLSVDVGRAYIVKSKLFAAVDAASIAAARAVANGEDAGRAAAQKYFSANFPADFYSATPSFGGANFSHDDFGNISIDISATAQVPTIFLPLIGLDSFSPGVSAQSIRRPVDLVLVIDNTTSLRLGSIGDVTQDVIDRSKSFVENFHEGFDRISLVKFAFGAEVPVVFSTTRGHSRSTIKSEIDNFNFGTTFNAQYTNASEGMYRALNELRTVTDPANLKVIVFFTDGAPNTFASTFDFEDGGSHVGAIRSSDSSSGTPRGLWRHDLIATTLSGGYEGSDIDDHISEMPTYYTTHDSGATEFNILNPAHYLRPVPQYDPDSHSANDLYSRVNRVARNLVEDIAEAARGEDIYVFTLGLGSSLTSATGPDSELGEDLLLRMANSSALLDDPGLSADYDPAQLEGVYCHAIDEEALGPCFDKMLDVIIRLTL